The stretch of DNA AATTCTGATTGAATTTTGGGAATTTCCCACAGGTAGCAGTGCCTTAGCAATGTCCTCGACCATCGAAAAGAACGAGTACCCGAAGGCTTCAAGTGAGTAGGTTTGAATTTGATTAGTAGCTAATGGGATCAACCAAAGTTTCGCATTGGGTGAATCGAAAGTACACACCTAGTGCTACAGTGCGGACTGAATGTGTTTAACCACACGAGAATGACGTTTATGTCTATATTTTGAATTCAAATTAATAATCATCCATTTTCAGATGCTCTGGTGCTCGGCGCAATTTTATCCTATGTCGCGTCGATTTTCCTCATGATGAGCTTTTGTTCGCCGTATTGGATCGAGTCGTACGACGAATCATTTAGCAGCTTCAAAAACATGGGATTGTGGGAGTATTGTTTCAAAGATTTCAGCTATCCGTATTATCAATTCCCGAAGTTGTTCAATGGATGccatcatattttcggtgatgTAAGTTTTGCTGGTTGGTTTGTTGTACAATTCCGGATGAAAATGTTTCTCTTCATTCCATTTAGGAATACTACGTGATTCGTGAATACTTGCTTCCTGGATGGCTGATGGTGGTGCAGGCCTGCGTGACGATATCATTCCTCTTCACGTTCGGATCACTGGTGATAATGGCCTGTGAATTGGTGAGATGGCCGCTGAAGCTAGTGCTGCGCTATGAGTGGTTGCTGAGTTCGATCTCGTTCGTGGGAATCGCTTCTTCCTGTGAGTATCTCGGGCGACCCCATTCTAGTTGGGATTAACCGTTTTCCAATAAGAATGTTTTTTACCGCTTTGAATGTTTCATTACTCGATTGAAATTGATCGCATAATCGCACTAGAGAGGTCAGAGAGATTATGACGGCGCCTGAATGTTTGAAAAGGATAGTTTGTAATGAGCCACGAACAATATctgatgttcagagataacgagaaagcgttcttcGATTGAATTAGTAACGGAAAGCTGATCTTGTCAGCGACGTAACGATCTTCTGGGCATGAGACTGtggtaaaaaagacgggtgggtaatgtcggggacataaccggagtgacgtaggactatacaaaggggacagcttttgttaaatatatattttaaatatattattttattttcttctcctacgtgaatacctacctatctacctgaaaaattgattagtttactgtatactctttatgaatatgttgatggttctgaaaagaacctttggtgttgtatttttgttatcactcgatattcccatcttgttcggttaaaccttcctgtttagctattgcgtttgccactcgccacagctttcacagttggaaaatttcttcccatccagcttgtgacatgttgttcagtaaattacatttaatgcgacgtgccggagaaacactttgccactcgctgaaactaattgttgccttgatgagcgccgaaccgaagctgctctgttcttgatgcgggttttctgatcgtcgtgagcagctttgcaagccaactcgagcacttcgacggccgaaactctataatcgctgatAGGTATACTGgtactccggcaccaatccgttcggccttgttacccttgcggagcaatcagtaaatgcgaccaacagggaactggagacctgcacggttcgagtgagactttgcctttcccttaacttgtcctcctttgttacgtccacgatgccgatgccgtacaaccacacgggtttacggtttgaaagaaaataaaatatttttttggggtccgcgtgtatTATACTCTAgcagtacacactcacaggatagagacaaattggcatattcagccaaaggggcgagtccaacgagacgaatgaatgagcgttaaaagggagcgatggcaaaaaaatacattcattacgatttgttcactcgttggattcacatgcaggctaaaaagggtccttttcaggatcacaaaattatcttcaatctaaagagtttattgttttgttatcactcgatatccccatcttgttcggctaaacctttctgtttagcgattgcatttgccactcgccacagctttcacagttggaaaatttcttcccatccagcttgtgacatattttacagtaaattacattcaatggcacgtcgcattaccaccactcagtatcggattggaggtaattttaacctgtaattgaacatttgcgatgacagtggtacagtgtcgaccttcaatgtggggtcataatttggaccccgaactctatgtttacaaaaatgtccaactaaatatgtcgaattacaagtccatccaattagctaaatgtcgagataagtgtaaattactgtactttcaatctagaagcaattctgccaaattcacatactcatcataacttggcaaacaaattatgaaaaaatcaatttgtgttttattattattttggatattgttttagaaagcattgaactgtatttcctaaattcttttttggaaggtttaatggccctgaaaagcgccttgttttatggaatggttccaatttagaaaactttgtactcgtggttttgaaaaaaaaccatttcgaacgccctcgatgccgccttgttctggatttgccaccaaagcagtttgtataaagaacaaacttttttcttctgctacctgatgccgttttgcgattgcgtttgccactcgccactcgctgcaactgcctgttgtcttgatgtccaccgaaccgaatgtgttctgttccgaatgcaggttttcttatcgtcgcgagcagctttgccagctaactcgatcactccagcggccgaaactatataatgccggctaggtggactggtgcactggtactaacgcgctcggcctagctacccttgcggggaactccagatcaacacggttcgagcgggattttgcctttcacttcacttttcctcctttaccatgtccagacatggctgcttgggttggtttgttgatgtgttgtgatgcgaaccgatgtggtgtacggtttgaatgagaatgatcgttacggcagcggagcggggatttttaagctgactggctggctcgagaattacgcatgtgtgagactgcgaccaatgtttcgttcatttttttctttttcctttccaatcgtggttcattctatttcgctgctgctctggttgcccgttttggtcggtacgatttgaggagcacaaaatgtaccaatcaaaaatgggcacatagtgcattttgacaatgcttgatatttcacaattattcaattatttatctcaagaaaaatgaaatgttattcgttatgatagatgcgtagatatatttcctatcaattgatgcaaaaacctttgcgatctattgagaaatgctcgagttataagcgttccaaatcttgcattttttcctacttgttcagtgcctagatttccatttcaccccctatatcttccggttagacgtagtcctacgtcaaaataaggaCAAAATGCGGTGATGTGTCATTTTAGAAACGTTTAAAAATCCTCGCTGAGCTAAAAATATTCAGAACATTATGCGTAAGAAGTTGGCCACCTACTTCGGCGTTGAGCTACATTTTCACGAGTTTTCAGGAAGGATGAAGTATTATCCCATAAACTCAATGGATCCGAAGACGAATTATCAATGGGAGTCGCAAACACTTGAGGTCAAACAGACTTAACAATCGTGCAAAATGTGTCCTGTACAAACGCTCATTAGACCGGTTGTCCTATGTCCTATGGGCATGAAACCTGGACAATACACGAAAAAGAATCTGCCTATAGGCGACATCCACGCGACAACCTGTATGTACGAGCGTCGCCTATAGACGACGTCAGAGTGATACTACATATCGATCACATCGATACAGAGAACGACGAGGCTGTGCCGAAAGATGTAAGTTCGAACACCAGTTTACCTAAGCGCTATATGCACACGAAAGTTGGACTACGAGTCCAGAATGGgatcaaagctggaaggatacgctggGCAGGACATATTGCAAGAATGTCGTGCAAgtatcctgcaaaaatggtaTTCGTCGGGAATCCGGCTGGTACGTGACGACGAGGAGCGCAGTCGGAAAGGTGGTTATTCCAAGTGGAACAGGATATGGCGGGCGGAGAGTGCCCGCGGAATTGGAGTGAGATGGTCACACACCGAGTTAGATGGAGAAATATTGTGAATCAGGCAATGCTGACTGCTTTCCACTAGAATACCTAGCATATAAGACATTTCAGACAACTACCCACAGTTCTATTAGCATTAATGAATCTCATCTTCATATTTTCAGCTTTCCTGATGTTTTTAGCCGTTGCGATCTTCGGGGCGAACGCATATCGCCGGGACTGGCTGATGTATCCCAAGTTTAATGTGCTCTCCTGGTCGTATGCATTGGCAGTGGTATCTTTCATGATTTTGGGGTTGGCCGCCATGCTGCTGTACAAGGAAGCTAGAAAATCGTATGAACTTCGGCGCGAGGCCAAAAATTTGGTGATGCAGATGCAGATGCAAGAGCCCGGTTATCATCCGTCCCATCACACCAGCCGAAGTTTGCATAGCGGAGGTTACATATAAAGGAGCAAAAACTATAATCCACAAAATTCAGtagtttttttaagttttacgCCACGTATAATATACACGTATTGTATGCAACGTTAGATGTGCTTCGACGATAAAAAATATGCCACAAGTAACAAAATTCCTCCGTATTGTCGATTTTTCTATTGGACTTTTGGATTTCTAATTAAGGCGAAGTATAGTAAACCAGTAATCTCAAAGGACCATTATCATAATCATCAGCAACTGCACAGGGAGCATAAAACACTACACTAAATGTGGCCTTATAAAACACATACACGTATACACGCTGGATATATACCGCGATGTCCACAGGACATTCTTTCTGTTCGCTCTTGCGTAACTAAAATAGAATACGGCTGCAGCCTTCTATTTTGATACAGCTAGCTGTATTCGGCACACGAAATCAATTTATAACATTAGGGCGTTGGCAGTTTATAGCCATTTGTAAGGATTTTACGACACGTCTGTCCGACGGTGTAATTAACGTACTTTCTCTGTTTTACGCTAGTTGCGATAGGTTCATTTTCTTGTTGAGTATTAATCTTGTGCGCTACAGCGCCAAATTCCGTCCGATTATTTTGCTTACTTTATTTTATGTGTATTGACGAATACATTTAATTCATAAAGAGACAGTTATTGATTCCGTTTCAGATTCCACGTGCGggtagatgttttttttttaatttttaagacGTAACAAATAAGCTGAAGCAACCGAAAAAGTGTTTCGTTGAGTTTTTTAATTCTAATTATCAAGTTTTTTTATAAGGATATACAGCATAAGATATATTGTAGGGTGAACTCACACCAATTTTTGTATCGAATCGTAcataaaacattgaaaaaataaataaatgttaataataataaatgttAGTTTGCCTTTAGAGACCTAGTTTATATTTGGCGGCAAATTGAACATAGAGACCTGTAGAGGCTTTTGAATAGTCGATGGAACGTGTTTCGCACTTCATACGCCAGCGTTGATCTAGAGTAAAATTGTGGTAAGACGAATCCAAATTCATGCTAGATTGCAAGAACAGATTTCCAATTAAGTTCAAATCGGAACTGGGGGGTAGCCATGCGAGTCAGTCGGAACAATTCGGAAGCATCGACGGCCCAAACCATTATATTTCCAACGCCGTATCACATGGTTCGTTACAGGTGTCTGCCCTGGAGTCCCTCTTCACTCTTTCGTCAAACTCTTACCCGTCCTTTCTTATTAGACAGTTTGAACTTTGACTCGTCCGACcagatgacatgttttcagaACTCCAGTGACTTGTTGATATTATGCCTTACGACGAGAAGTCGTTTCTTCTTGTTAACCTCGTTGATCATTGATCGCTTCCTAGCAAAATAGCTCTTCAGATCACTTTCTGCTATGCATCGTCGAATGGGGCGATCAGAAGTCGGCAGATCCAGCTTTTCGGATGATCAGGTCCTGAGCTGCTTCGTATCTGAAtaagtttgtaatttttttgaactATACTTCCAATGTCGTGAATAGAAAATCTTCCTTCGAAATTGCTTCCACACAACTACAATGTATGCGTGTGGTGCAATAATACataaactatctccaccaaacGCTAAGAAAACAAACGCTGTGCATCATTTCATGGATTCTTCAAAACCGCGTCGAGTATTGCCGCTTTAGGATAGATAACATGATCTTACGATCGTCATCTGTGGTTGCTGGGTTAAGGAACAACCGGGGAGAACCTACGACTCACGGGTGCTAATATCGCCAAAAAGTAGGAAGTACTCTGTCCGCGACACAAACGCATATTGAggtaggactgcgtctaaccggaagatatgggggtaaaatgaaaatctaaacactgatttttggatatgttaagtAAAAAAACGCCTAGgttccgagaccatgtaaactatgaaaaacaaatacaatcaataattgtgAAAACAGAATCCTTTGCCGGGGGAGAGTttgtgtgaatttaggagtGTTTTTGGGCATATCAGTAGTGATTTGTGAAAATTCATTCCATTGCGATTGCTATGGTTGCCGCCAAAACAATTGATCTGGAATTTTCGGCTGCTGTTCTGCGAAAGGTGGTCCATGAtaaaatttgtggattatttctttggGAATTATGTTTTGAGAgcattggagatgtaattttgctaagagatacatGAATCGACTTCgatattcgataagttatttGAATTGACAgctcttggtgtagtcctaAAGTGGGTTTCGGATGGACCAGGAGGAAAAGCATCAAGGCAAATGTTTTATTGGACCGTAACGCGAGGAAGATTCGGGAGGCAAATCATAAGGGTGACTCCCACGACTATGGTAATTGTGAGGCCTGTACTTGAGAGAGGAATCACCTTGCACATCGGAGCTCCGTTATGAAGTATTGCCTCTAGGTTCGTCGGTCAAAAAAAGAGGATGATTCAACGGTGTTTCTGACAATCACGATAATGCGTTGCCAGTATTTATAATAGCTCACTTTGTAAAGTGATGCCATCTTCTTAACTGAGCTACTTGTGTAACGAGGGGTACGTTAAGCCTACTCACAGTAAATAtaatgtttcgaaaaaaaaactttcaaagcttagagggatatttttttttgaactgttGAATCTGATGCCGCAAACTCGTGAGGTAGGTCTAGCGCAGAACTCTTTGCAAACCAAATACTTGTCTCTGAGTACCGTTGTGACCAGACTCAATGCTGGTCCACAGTTTATTTTTGCTATGGAAAGGATCATTGATCGATTTCACTGGGAATTACAAGTGCGGTCAAAACGTCAAAGAAGTAGTTGAAATTTTTAAAGCAATTCAAGCAAGACAGCAGCATCTGAGAGCGAAATGAAAACGTTGATTCCCAAACTGGAAAATTTCTAGGACGGATTTTCGGAAAGCCAGTATTTGCTAGAGGTACCAAGATTCCGTGGGCAATTCAAGGGCGCTGGGGTTAACCTGGAGATACTAATCATTAGACGGCATTCGAAGATTTACAGTTTATGGTGAAATGGGATTTCTAAGAAACGCAAATCTTACAGAGAGTTTGAATTTGGCGATTTCATGTTAGGTTTAACTGATATTATTATATTCCCAAATTTATGTTTCTTGGTtcggtaaatttattttttcacccGGCAACCTTCGTTCcgcaaaaaatgatttttcgttatcatatctacgttttctcactaagcgttcttcatgggtccaatcgcagagattgatcttctaatctatccttcaaaattaccttttactataacattcctagtacttctacctaaactcgtcattataatatcagattattttctgacataattctcgttcaagatttttcaaccacttgcaaataacatgtttcttcgttacatggaatacttgtttgatacaaaaatatgatagaatacacattataatccatttccactttcgaacgaagatcaatttcgttagcacaaacatcTAAACATCTAAagactaacaacacttgtcaatatgtaattgtagaacatatgcgaattgaatttttagaattttcccattttccttcagagttttccgaaaattttcatttgtcatgtttggttggaatatgtttggttgaaatatgtgtattatttttatgggatcctctttccattccagaggagggagggttgtcataccatcatagaaccaTTTATCGTACCCAAAAACACTCACTTCCTAAatgtggctcaatttgctttattagttctcgagttatgcagaagtttgtgtttcacttgtatggcagcccccatgtCCTTATAGAGGAAACATTTaatgctccctaaaacctccatatggaaattttggttcaatttgcttgattagttctcgagttatgaaaaCCCCATCACCCTCTCTCCGAAACCTCCCATGTACAATTTTGGCTCCGTTTggttgattgattctcgagtaatgtggcccttagggagggggaggagtgtcaaaccaccatagacacatttattgcctcctaaaactaacatataccaaatttggttccttttactggattagttcttgagttatgcagaaatttgtgtttcatttgtatggcagccccccacttagagagaagggaaggggtatctaaccaccgtagaaacgtttcgtgccccctacaacctccacatgccaaatttggctcgatttgcttgattagttcttgagttatgcagaaacttatgtttcatttgtatggcagcctccccttagagaggggggaggagtgtcgaaccaccatagaaacgtttttcgATCTCTAAAACATCTACGGGATTACTACAGTTACGGGATTGCAAACTGCAGTTGAAACTAAAACAGAAGAAGGAAGAAAAAGAGGCCACATTGTTCCGGGCTTTGGGCCGGTAGGTCGGAGCAACGGGCCAAACAGTGAGAAAATACCTATCTGAAATGGACATCATCATGCGGGTACGTAAGTCAAGACTGGCAGTGTCGGAACACAAAACTGTGACTTAGAAACAAAGGCTGAAGTGGaggagaatgatttttttccggCGAAACGGAACGTGGCGGTCGCCATGGACAACGAGACGTATTTAATGCTAGATGGTAACGACTGTAGTTCCCTTactactttacgttccccatcAAGGAGGTCGTAGTACATCGACGTGAAGTACATTTTCCACACCATTTTCCCAAAGAAGGTGCTTCTGTGGTTAACTAACAGTGAAAGGGGAATGTCAAAGCCACTCTTTTTCCGTTCGGGACATGCGATGAGCTTGGAGATTTACAGCATAAAGTGCCTGCAAGAAGTTGCCTCCTTCATCGAAAAATATCATCCGAATGAGGATGAGGTGTTTTGGCAAAAAGAAGTAGAAGCAGTAGacgttttttttgtgcaaaaaGAAGTAAATGTCAAACAGTTGTCTAACATAAAACCCAGTAATATAACgagtatttcaatagggacgctacaaaagtagaccgatatggacagcaaacgacgccatattttttcccgctctctcGACATTTCTCTTAAGTAAGGtttaccatttcataatggaaagatatacgatccaacaacgagtcgagattattaaaatttactaccgaaatttggagtcaatggcctcaactttaaaagcgctacgtccaatttatggtcgtttGAATCCACAAAATGTTtccgtgccagtgagacaaagaagtgtccgtagtgtcgagaatattgctgccgctggCGCATCAATTAAGGAAAatccaaatcagtctctcacacgtcgttctcaagcgttgggcataTCTGTGACGTCGATGTGGCGAATTTTGtgaaaagatcttggcctactTCCTTACAAGgtaaaattgacgcaagaactgaagccgcttgaccaccaaaagcgtcgtatgttcgtgaattgggttgagcaacaacttga from Toxorhynchites rutilus septentrionalis strain SRP chromosome 3, ASM2978413v1, whole genome shotgun sequence encodes:
- the LOC129776185 gene encoding uncharacterized protein LOC129776185, whose translation is MSSTIEKNEYPKASNALVLGAILSYVASIFLMMSFCSPYWIESYDESFSSFKNMGLWEYCFKDFSYPYYQFPKLFNGCHHIFGDEYYVIREYLLPGWLMVVQACVTISFLFTFGSLVIMACELVRWPLKLVLRYEWLLSSISFVGIASSSFLMFLAVAIFGANAYRRDWLMYPKFNVLSWSYALAVVSFMILGLAAMLLYKEARKSYELRREAKNLVMQMQMQEPGYHPSHHTSRSLHSGGYI